In Bacillus thuringiensis, the DNA window TCTTGTCATTTGAAAGGAGTACAAATGAAGAAATATTATACAATTGTGGGTATTGTAAGTATTATTCTCGTGGCGATTTTACTTATTACTTGTCCGAAAGAATCAGATTTTAAAGTGTATGTAGAGGATAAGTATGCATTGAAATGTGATGAGAGTAGTTTTGAATGCACACAAAATGTAGATGGTAAAAAAGAAAAATTAAAATTTGAAAGTACAGATGCACGAAATGGTGTATTCTTTATGACTGTAAAGCAAACATTTAAAACTGAAGCTGATGTTACGAAAGAATATAGCGGAGTAGGAATGTTTGGTACATTTCTTTTTGTTTCAGAGAAGACTTTCTAGCAATAGAAGGTCTTTTTCTTATGCTTATGTTCATATAGATGAAGTAAGACAAGCATAGGAGGGGTAGTAATGAAGAATACATGTATCGTTTGCGGTGGTGAGGAGTTTTTTTCCTCCACTTTGTATGCACGTACGAAACAAGATTGGGCATATGCACAAAATATGTATCGATTTGAAAAGGTGTTTATTGAGCATCGGGATGAAGAGAATTATCCAGTGTTTCAAGAAATTACAGCGAAACATTGCTGTGGATGCGGTCATATTATGTTGTATCACGAATGAACACACCAAGTATAACTTGGTGTGTTTTTTTTAAAACGCTGACAAAGCAAGCGGATAGAGTAAAGTAAATAAAACAGAAAAACTTCCAAAACCAATTGCAGTATATCCAAGTGTTCTTGCTCCGAAATTGACAGCTAATAAGCCGACTAAAATCGCAAGAGAGCCGAGTGTAACCGGATAAAATGCAATTGAGAAAAGCGAAAGAAATAAAGCGACATAGCCTACCATTGCACCGGTATTTGTACCTTCTATTTCATTTGCAATTTCTTTACGCTTATGTCTAATCGGAATGCCAGCTGGTGATATTTCAGCTGCATACTCTTCGTTTTTTTCACCACTTTTAAAATGATGATTTCTCTTTCTTCGCATGTACATCCCTCTCTTTCAATTGGGTGTACCTATAGTATCTTACATAAAGAGAAGAACATGAGTATGAGTTAAACCCAAGTAAAGCAAAAATTGGAGAATAAAGATTCCATTATTAGCTTGTACATCTCCTAATGAAGATAAACAGGAATTTTGGAAAATGATGTAGAATGAAATGAGTGATAAAACGTGAAGGCAGGGGAATGTATGACGAAATTTAATTGGCATGAATCAGCAGAGAAAAAATGGGATAGTAGTGCAGAATTTTGGACTCAGAATAGTCAGGAGATGTGGGACAGCGGGAGCAGAAGTACAATTATTCCATTTTTTGAACAGTATGTGAAGAAAGAAGCTCAGGTGCTTGATGTTGGTTGTGGGGATGGATACGGTACATATAAATTAAGTCGAGCGGGCTATAAAGCAGTTGGAGTAGATTTATCAGAAGTAATGATTCAAAAAGGGAAGGAGCGCGGAGAAGGACCGAATTTATCTTTTATAAAAGGAGATCTTTCTTCCTTACCATTTGAAAATGAGCAATTTGAATCAATTATGGCAATTAACTCTTTAGAATGGACCGAGGAGCCATTACGAGCATTAAATGAGATAAAGCGCGTTTTAAAAAGCGATGGGTATGCATGTATTGCAATTTTAGGACCGACAGCCAAGCCTCGAGAGAACAGTTATCCTCGTTTATACGGCAAAGACGTTGTTTGTAATACGATGATGCCGTGGGAATTTGAACAGTTAGCGAAAGAACAAGGTTTTGAAGTGGTAGATGGCATCGGTGTATATAAGCGCGGAGTAAATGAGAAGATGCTAGGTCAACTACCTATCGAATTACAACAATCGTTAACATTCTTATGGGTATTTATGTTAAAAAACGCATAAAGAAATGAAAGAATTTTTAGGAGGTAAATAAGTGCAGAAAATACAAAAAACTGATACAATATCATCAGAACCAATTAAAGGGGGACTAGGGTATATGACAACTACTACAACAGTTAAATCCGACATTGAAATCGCACAAGAAGCGAGTATGAAGAAGATTCAAGAAATTGCAGCTGAATTAAATATTTTAGAAGATGAATTAGAGCCATACGGGCATTATAAAGGTAAGTTATCTCTTGACATTTTTAAGCGCTTACAGAACGAGAAAGACGGT includes these proteins:
- a CDS encoding class I SAM-dependent methyltransferase, giving the protein MTKFNWHESAEKKWDSSAEFWTQNSQEMWDSGSRSTIIPFFEQYVKKEAQVLDVGCGDGYGTYKLSRAGYKAVGVDLSEVMIQKGKERGEGPNLSFIKGDLSSLPFENEQFESIMAINSLEWTEEPLRALNEIKRVLKSDGYACIAILGPTAKPRENSYPRLYGKDVVCNTMMPWEFEQLAKEQGFEVVDGIGVYKRGVNEKMLGQLPIELQQSLTFLWVFMLKNA